A region of the Candidatus Marsarchaeota archaeon genome:
TGTTAACCAGTAGGTCGTAGGTTCGAGTCCTACCGGAGGCGTAATGGTGTATGTATGGTAGAAAGCAATGGCTGGAAGAGGAGCTGCATGCTCGCAGACATAGGCAAAGGCATGCATGGCAAGAGCGTGACCGTCATGGGCTTCCTAAGGGAGGTGCGTGACGTGGGCAAGCTCAAGTTCGCGTTGCTTGCAGACGTGAGCGGCACCGTTCAGCTAACCCTGAGGAGCGACACGAAGCCCTTCGATGAAATCGGCGATCTTGCCAAGGAATCGACAATCGGGATAAAGGGCACTGTCAACGAAAACGAAAAGGTCTCCTCCGGCATTGAGATAATCCCGGAAGAGATCGTAGTGTTCAGCAGGGCCGAACCGAAGCTGCCGATACAGGTATACGGAAAGACCGATGCGCTGCTCGACACGCGGCTTGACTGGCGGTTCCTAGACATTAGGAAGCAGAAGAACGCGCTGGTATTCAAGGTGCAGACCATGGTAGAGGCCGCGATGAGGGAGTACTGGCTCAAGAACGGCTTCGTCGAGATACATTCGCCTAAGCTCATGGGCTCTCCGAGCGAGAGCGGAGCCGAATTGTTCCCTGTTGTGTATTTCGACAGGACGGCGTTCCTTGCACAGTCGCCGCAGTTCTACAAGCAGATGGCGATGTGCGCAGGCCTGGACCGCGTGTTTGAGATCGGGCCTGTTTTCAGGGCCAACCCCTCTAACACCACCAGGCATGACACTGAGTATACGTCTGTCGACATGGAGATGTCGTGGATAGAGTCTCATGAGGACGTAATGCGCTTCGAGGAGGGATGGCTCGCGCACGTGATGGAAAAGGTAAGGGAAAGGCACGGCGCCGAAATAAAGAAACTGTACGGCGTGGACATTGTGGTGCCTGGGCTTCCGTTCCCGAGGATGACGTTCAGGGAAGCGAAGGCGTTCCTGAAAGAAAAGGGAATTGCTGTCGCAAACGACGACCTCGTACCTGAGGAGGAGCGAACGCTGGGCGCCATGGCCAAGGAGAAATATGGTAGCGAGTTCATCTTCATCACGGAATACCCGTGGAGCGCCAAGCCTTTCTACCACATGAGGAAGGAGAGCGACCCCAGCGTCACGAAAGGCTTCGACCTCCTTTTCAAGGGTCTTGAGGTTACCACCGGCGCCCAGAGGGAGCACAGGCACGACGTGCTCATTGGGCAGGCCAAGGAGAAGGGTCTAGGCGAGGAGAACATAAAGTTCTATACCGACTTCTTCAGGTTCGGTGCGCCGCCGCACGGCGGCTTCGGCTTCGGGCTCACCAGGCTGCTGATGCAGCTGCTAGGCGTCGATAACGTGCGCGAGGTGACTTTCGCTTTCAGGGACATCAAGCGCTTGTTCCCGTAGATTGCGCTTCCTTTCCCTTCGGGCCGTTGCAATGCACCGCGCTTCGCAATCACGAGCTCGTTTGTGCAGAAACAGAATCAATATAAGATTTGGCGCAGCTACCTCTAGAGTGGTCCAATGTCATACTTGCATGTATCCGCGGCGCAGAAGGCCGTCGGCAAGGAGGTAAAGCTACGCGGCTGGGTGCACAGGAAGCGCGAGAGCGGGGGCATAGCTTTCATAGTGCTCAGGGATCTCACCGGCATAATGCAGGTGGCTGTAAAGAAGGGCAGCGTAGGCGAAGCATCGTGGAAGGCAGCCACAGAGGCCAGCGTTGAATCGAGCATTGAGATATCGGGCACGGTAAAGGCCGACGAGCGCGCGCCGACAGGTTTCGAGGTTGAGGCCACTGCCTTCAAGCTCACAAATGCCTCCGAACCATTCCCGATAACAGAATACCAGAGCACTGAGCTGCTCCTCGACAAGCGCCACCTCTGGCTGAGAAGCACCAAGATGGTGGGAATAATGCGGCTGCGCTCTATCATCTTCAGGTATACGCGCGCGTTCATGGACAAGCACGGCTTCTACGAGGTAACCCCGCCGCTCATAACAAAAGCCGGCGGCGAGACCGGCTCATCGATGTTCGAAATCGATTATTACGGGCAGAAAGCCTACCTGACCGAATCGTCGCAGCTCTATGCCGAGGCGATGATATACTCGCTGGAGAAGGTGTATTCATTCGTGCCGTCCTTCAGGGCCGAGAAATCGAGGACCAACAAGCACCTATCAGAGTACTGGCACCTCGAGCCGGAGATGGCCTATTACAACAACGAGCAGAGCATGAAGCTCCAGGAAAGGCTGGTTAGCTACGTAGCCAACAAGCTCGGCGCTGAGCATGCCGACGAACTGAAGGCGCTTGGCGCAGATGCTGAGGCGCTGCTGAAAATAAAGCCGCCGTTTAAGCGCCTGACCTACGAGAAGATGCTCGACGTCCTGGCCGACAAGGGCAAAAAGCTGAGCTGGGGCGATGACATCGGCGTGGACGAGGAGCGCCTGCTGATGGCCGACGAAGACAAGCCTGTTTTCATAACCTACTGGCCCAGGGAGCTCAAGCCGTTCTACATGCCGGTGAACCCGAAGGACGAGCGCACCGTGCTTTGCGCAGACCTGCAGGCTCCCCACGGCCATGGAGAGATAATAGGCGGCAGCCAGCGCATATGGAAATATGACGAGGCGATGGAGCGCTTCCACGAGGTGGAGAAGGCGAAGGGCGTCAAGTTCAACCTTGACAACTACTCGTGGTACCTTGATCTGCTCAGGTACGGCTCGGTGCCGCACTCAGGCTTCGGGATGGGAATAGAGCGCACTATAAAATGGCTGCTGAACCTGGAGCACATACGCGATGCGATACCATTCCCGCGCATGGTCAACAGGCTTGCGCCTTAATGGAATCATTTCCTGCTCTGCGCTGCAGCGAGCTCTATGAGCGGGCAACCCAAACCAATGAGCTTTATCCCTGCAGTGGTGAGGGCGTACTTCACCCTGATCGGCGCAGTGTCGATTACCTCCCTGTCTACAAAGCCGGCCTTTGCCAAATCCTTGAGCACAGCGGAGAGCGTCTTGGCCGTGAGACCTGACTGCGCAAGCAGCTCGTTGTAGAACATCCCGTCGTGCCTTGGCGCGAGCATGCTTACAACGGCCATGCGCCAGTTAGCTCTCATTATGTGGCCGACCTCGCTAGGGCTGAGCTTCTCGTCGCGCATAATCTTGCTCACTGGGCAGTTTTCCGCAGCCATAAAAGCACCATGCCAATTTCTCATCCTCTATATAAAGGTATTGCCGCTTGCGCCGCTGCAATGCGCTTCCCCTAGGTATACTTGTTTTACCAAAAGCGCTTGCATTCTGGAAATGCTTAAATTCTTTGCTTTTGATGTGGTAAACGGATGAGTCAATGGCTTTCGTAGACCCGCTTGCTGTAATGCTGCTTGTAGCAGGGCTGAGCACGTTGCTGCTCGCGATATACGCATTTATGTTTGCAAGGGGCAAGAAAGGACTTGCTAATCTCGCTGTGCCAATGTTCGTTCTCGGAATGTTCAACTTCATAAGCGGCTTCTTCCTTTCGTTCGCATGGCCCATGCCCGGCGCATACAACATGCTCTTCGGCGATGCGCAGCTTGTCCTCGGCCTGCTGATGCTCATGGGCGGATACATGCTCTACAAGAACATCGACATCAAGATACTGACGATATTCGGGTTCTTCTTCGGCATATATCTTGCCATGCAGGCTGTGGCCATACCTGCTTTCGGCCTCGAGAGCGGCGCCAACTTCCTGCCGGCATTCGGCCTTTACGTGTTCGCTGCGCTATCAGGAATATTCTCGCCATTGGTGTACACGAGTTCAAAGAGCGGCCTGAAGTATGCATACTACTTCCTGTTCGCTCTGCTGATAATAACCACGTTCCTGCTGCTCTTCATAGGCTACACGGCGATATACGAGCACTTGGGCTCTCCACCATAAAGCCGTAAAATACGGCGGGATTGCCGGGGCTAAACGCCTCGGCACCCATTTTTCTTCTTGCTAGTCCAGCATATGCTCGGACATGACTTCAGCTATCTCTTCCTTTGTGGGCATCGGCTGGCTTACCAGCGGGCCTTTCTTTAGCGCCACGTCGAGCGCAGCGTATATCGGCTTGTCGGCCTCGTAGAAGAGCCCTATCGGGAACTTGCTGCTATCGTTGTCGAACTCGAAGGCCTTCTGCATAGCTGCATTGAAATCGTGAGGGTCGTGCCCTTGCTCCTCCAGCTTGTATACCCTTGGCCTGAACCAGTCGTAGGTGTTGAAGTGGTTGAAGCTGACGCACGGGCTCTGCACGTCTATCAGCGCGAAGCCCTTGTGCTTTATGCCGCCCTCTATGAGCTTCGCAAGGTGCATCGGGTCGCCGGAGAAGCCCCTCGCGACATATGTCGCACCTGCGGCCAACGCCACTGCAATCGGGTTTACGGGCCTCTCTATCACGCCGAACGGCGTCGACTTCGTCTTCTGGCCCATCATGCTGGTGGGCGATGCCTGGCCTGTAGTGAGCCCATATATCTCGTTGTTCATGACTATGTAGGTTATGTCTATGTTGCGCCTTATCGCGTGGACGAAGTGCCCCATGCCTATCCCATAGCCGTCGCCATCGCCCCCAGCAACAAGCACGGTAAGCGACTCGTTTGAGAGCTTCACGCCTTCAGCTATCGGCAATGCCCTGCCGTGTATGCCGTGTATGCCATACGTCTTGAGATCGTGCGGCATGCTGGAGCTGCAGCCTATGCCGGAAACCACGACTGTATTGTCGGGGTCGAGCTGCAGGTCTGTCATGGCCTTCAGTATGGCAGAATCCACGCCGTAGTCCCCGCAGCCCGGGCAGAATATCGGCTTGATGTCTGATTTGTAGTTTTGTTGCGTCAGCATATGATCATCTTTTAGCATAACCGAGCACGCCTTCTGCGATCTCGCTGGCGGTTATCGCCTCGCCATCGTACTTCAGCACGCGGTCCTTTATCTCGATGCCGGTGTTCATCTCGATCACCTTCGCGAGCTGCGCTGTCGCGTTGCACTCGACGTCCACAAGCCGCTTGCCGGAAAGCAGCGCCTTTACTTTTCCTGCATCCATCGGCAGCAGGTAAGCGAACGATATCATCCCTGCATTGGCTCCCTGTGCATTGAGCAGCTGCAGCGCCTCTGTCGCGCTCTCAGTGGTCGAGCCGAACGTCACTATGAATATGTCTGCGTTGCTGTTGACAACAAGCGGCATCTCTATTGTGCCGTCGTTGAGCATCGTGTCGAGCTTGTGCATGCGCTTGTCGTGCATCCTCTTCCTGAGCTTGGTATACTCCTCAAGGCCGACCAGCACGTCGCTGATCAGGTTGCCGTACTCGTCGTGCTCGTCGCTTGCGGCCACGAACGCATTGCCCTTCGTGCCTGGTATCGATCTCGGAGATATGCCGTTCTCGGTGAGCGCGTATCTCTTGAACCTGCCATCTTTCGGCGCATCCGTCACAACAAGCCCCCTGTCAACTGTTATCCTACCCTGGTCCATGTCTATGCTCTCCATATGCTCTGACAGGAACAGGTCCATCAGAACTATTACCGGGCACTGGTACTTTTCAGCTAGGTTGAAGGCGTTGGCGCCAACATAAAAGCATTCCTCTATGCTGCGTGGTGCCACGACTATTCTCGGGAATTCACCCTGCGAGGCGTGCATCACGAAAAGCAGGTCGCCCTGCTCCGTCTTTGTTGGAAGGCCTGTGCTTGGCCCGCTCCTCTGCGATTCAACAACGACTATCGGCGCCTCTATCATGCCAGCAAGGCCCAGCGCCTCTACCATGAGCGAG
Encoded here:
- the aspS gene encoding aspartate--tRNA(Asn) ligase; its protein translation is MLADIGKGMHGKSVTVMGFLREVRDVGKLKFALLADVSGTVQLTLRSDTKPFDEIGDLAKESTIGIKGTVNENEKVSSGIEIIPEEIVVFSRAEPKLPIQVYGKTDALLDTRLDWRFLDIRKQKNALVFKVQTMVEAAMREYWLKNGFVEIHSPKLMGSPSESGAELFPVVYFDRTAFLAQSPQFYKQMAMCAGLDRVFEIGPVFRANPSNTTRHDTEYTSVDMEMSWIESHEDVMRFEEGWLAHVMEKVRERHGAEIKKLYGVDIVVPGLPFPRMTFREAKAFLKEKGIAVANDDLVPEEERTLGAMAKEKYGSEFIFITEYPWSAKPFYHMRKESDPSVTKGFDLLFKGLEVTTGAQREHRHDVLIGQAKEKGLGEENIKFYTDFFRFGAPPHGGFGFGLTRLLMQLLGVDNVREVTFAFRDIKRLFP
- the asnS gene encoding asparagine--tRNA ligase codes for the protein MSYLHVSAAQKAVGKEVKLRGWVHRKRESGGIAFIVLRDLTGIMQVAVKKGSVGEASWKAATEASVESSIEISGTVKADERAPTGFEVEATAFKLTNASEPFPITEYQSTELLLDKRHLWLRSTKMVGIMRLRSIIFRYTRAFMDKHGFYEVTPPLITKAGGETGSSMFEIDYYGQKAYLTESSQLYAEAMIYSLEKVYSFVPSFRAEKSRTNKHLSEYWHLEPEMAYYNNEQSMKLQERLVSYVANKLGAEHADELKALGADAEALLKIKPPFKRLTYEKMLDVLADKGKKLSWGDDIGVDEERLLMADEDKPVFITYWPRELKPFYMPVNPKDERTVLCADLQAPHGHGEIIGGSQRIWKYDEAMERFHEVEKAKGVKFNLDNYSWYLDLLRYGSVPHSGFGMGIERTIKWLLNLEHIRDAIPFPRMVNRLAP
- a CDS encoding winged helix-turn-helix transcriptional regulator; protein product: MAAENCPVSKIMRDEKLSPSEVGHIMRANWRMAVVSMLAPRHDGMFYNELLAQSGLTAKTLSAVLKDLAKAGFVDREVIDTAPIRVKYALTTAGIKLIGLGCPLIELAAAQSRK
- a CDS encoding DUF981 family protein; protein product: MAFVDPLAVMLLVAGLSTLLLAIYAFMFARGKKGLANLAVPMFVLGMFNFISGFFLSFAWPMPGAYNMLFGDAQLVLGLLMLMGGYMLYKNIDIKILTIFGFFFGIYLAMQAVAIPAFGLESGANFLPAFGLYVFAALSGIFSPLVYTSSKSGLKYAYYFLFALLIITTFLLLFIGYTAIYEHLGSPP
- a CDS encoding thiamine pyrophosphate-dependent enzyme; translated protein: MLTQQNYKSDIKPIFCPGCGDYGVDSAILKAMTDLQLDPDNTVVVSGIGCSSSMPHDLKTYGIHGIHGRALPIAEGVKLSNESLTVLVAGGDGDGYGIGMGHFVHAIRRNIDITYIVMNNEIYGLTTGQASPTSMMGQKTKSTPFGVIERPVNPIAVALAAGATYVARGFSGDPMHLAKLIEGGIKHKGFALIDVQSPCVSFNHFNTYDWFRPRVYKLEEQGHDPHDFNAAMQKAFEFDNDSSKFPIGLFYEADKPIYAALDVALKKGPLVSQPMPTKEEIAEVMSEHMLD
- a CDS encoding 2-oxoacid:acceptor oxidoreductase subunit alpha, whose protein sequence is MAESVSVRIGGANGDGIDSTGQLLARLLGHSGLHVFAYRGYQSVIRGGNVWQQVRASPDKLYSYGDSIDVLIALTKDSLESNMRLVAKNGIVVYDSKVPGIEEAARARQDVQAVSMPLTDMAVQSGGSFIYRNSVAIGFVCKLIGVDRDVIDKAVANAFRLKPDIVKPNVDAVNLGYGFESNVALGKKIEIASAPKARYLIDGNEALALGAYAAGCKFYAAYPMTPASSILEWFAKHENLGVLFKQTEDEIAAINMTIGAASAGVRAMCGTSGGGFSLMVEALGLAGMIEAPIVVVESQRSGPSTGLPTKTEQGDLLFVMHASQGEFPRIVVAPRSIEECFYVGANAFNLAEKYQCPVIVLMDLFLSEHMESIDMDQGRITVDRGLVVTDAPKDGRFKRYALTENGISPRSIPGTKGNAFVAASDEHDEYGNLISDVLVGLEEYTKLRKRMHDKRMHKLDTMLNDGTIEMPLVVNSNADIFIVTFGSTTESATEALQLLNAQGANAGMISFAYLLPMDAGKVKALLSGKRLVDVECNATAQLAKVIEMNTGIEIKDRVLKYDGEAITASEIAEGVLGYAKR